A single genomic interval of Spirosoma linguale DSM 74 harbors:
- a CDS encoding Domain of unknown function DUF1793 (PFAM: Domain of unknown function DUF1793~KEGG: hypothetical protein), whose translation MVYVVDDFRVSTNQLVPMQKNSALFVSVALLSSLLFGQLSAQNLRPPAYPLITHDPYFSVWSMTDKLTDSPTRHWTGKPQSLEGIIRVDGKAYQFLGAVPTSYEAILPTGETQSYTAQYTTKKPTTGWEKADFNAGGWQTGPGPFGDTPEAKTKWVTTDKDGIYYRREFTYDGKADPAKLLLSINHDDDVVVYLNGTKILDKPDYVSEYVNLPLSAAGQKALRKGKNVLAVHCISPRGGSFIDVGILNPVTTSIIPAATQTGVTVSATQTDYTFTAGPVNLVVNFMSPLLLDDVDVAARPITYVTFEVRSQDRKAHSVQVYLSESGTMATNTIGQEVVLKAGQAPGLIFQTAGTEAQPILAKKGDNIRIDWGYAYLAAPQETGNQTANGMAPGLKEAFLTNGQLPTDTKAAVPGNKPRAAVDIAIASVLDFGSISKSAEKHLMLGYDDLYSVQYFKQNLRPWWRRDEKTTMISLLQTAEKDYSRLREKCKKFDNRLYSDAKKAGGKEYADLCALAYRQAIAAHKIVAGPKGETLFLSKENFSNGSIGTVDVTYPSAPLFLLYNPTLLKGMMEPIFQYSESGRWKKPFAAHDVGTYPLANGQTYGEDMPVEECGNMLILAGAIAGAEGNADYAKQHWKTLTTWVEYLKKDGFDPANQLCTDDFAGHIARNANLSVKAILGIAAYGKMATQLGDKATGQSYLQTARDMAVKWQQLSMDKTLNQLPHYDLTFENQNDTWSQKYNLVWDKLLNLNIFPKELTQTEIAYYLTKQRTYGLPLDSRKTYTKSDWIVWTATLAKSNRDFEAFIKPVWKYVNETPSRVPLSDWHETTNAKQVGFQARSVVGGYYIKMLEGKLSK comes from the coding sequence ATGGTTTATGTTGTGGATGATTTCCGTGTATCTACCAACCAGCTAGTTCCAATGCAAAAAAACTCGGCTCTTTTCGTTTCCGTTGCGCTTCTTTCTTCACTCCTTTTCGGGCAGCTTTCTGCCCAGAATCTTCGCCCACCGGCTTACCCGCTTATTACCCATGACCCTTACTTCAGCGTCTGGAGTATGACCGACAAGCTGACCGATTCGCCTACACGGCACTGGACCGGCAAGCCCCAATCGCTGGAAGGTATTATTCGGGTAGATGGTAAAGCCTATCAGTTTCTGGGTGCCGTACCCACCAGCTACGAAGCCATTCTGCCAACCGGCGAGACACAGTCGTACACGGCCCAATACACGACAAAAAAACCAACTACCGGCTGGGAAAAGGCCGATTTTAACGCCGGTGGCTGGCAAACGGGGCCAGGCCCTTTCGGCGATACGCCCGAAGCCAAAACGAAATGGGTCACTACCGACAAAGACGGTATTTATTACCGAAGGGAGTTTACCTACGATGGCAAAGCAGACCCAGCCAAACTACTGCTGTCCATCAACCACGACGACGATGTTGTGGTGTACCTGAACGGAACCAAAATTCTTGACAAACCCGACTACGTTAGTGAATACGTGAACCTGCCCCTTTCTGCCGCAGGTCAGAAAGCCCTGCGCAAAGGGAAAAACGTATTGGCGGTGCATTGCATTAGTCCCCGGGGTGGTTCCTTCATCGACGTGGGTATCCTGAATCCAGTCACGACTAGTATCATTCCGGCGGCTACCCAAACGGGTGTGACGGTGTCGGCTACCCAGACGGATTACACATTTACTGCCGGACCGGTGAACCTGGTTGTCAATTTTATGTCGCCCCTGTTGCTGGATGATGTAGACGTTGCCGCCCGCCCGATCACGTATGTTACATTCGAAGTTCGCTCGCAGGACCGCAAGGCGCATTCGGTGCAGGTTTACCTGAGTGAATCGGGCACGATGGCAACGAACACAATTGGTCAGGAGGTGGTTCTGAAGGCAGGGCAGGCACCGGGACTGATCTTTCAGACCGCTGGCACCGAGGCCCAGCCCATTCTGGCGAAGAAAGGCGACAATATACGCATCGATTGGGGGTACGCCTACCTGGCCGCTCCGCAGGAAACGGGAAACCAGACGGCCAATGGCATGGCACCCGGTCTTAAAGAGGCATTTCTGACGAATGGACAGCTTCCCACCGATACCAAAGCCGCCGTACCGGGAAATAAGCCGAGAGCAGCCGTCGACATTGCCATTGCCAGCGTGCTCGACTTTGGCAGCATCTCGAAATCCGCCGAAAAACACCTGATGCTTGGGTACGATGATCTGTATTCGGTGCAGTATTTCAAGCAGAACCTGCGGCCGTGGTGGCGTCGGGATGAGAAAACCACCATGATTTCGCTCTTGCAGACCGCCGAAAAAGACTACAGCCGACTTCGGGAGAAATGTAAAAAATTCGATAATCGACTTTATTCTGACGCAAAAAAGGCCGGTGGTAAAGAGTATGCAGACCTGTGCGCGCTGGCGTATCGACAGGCCATTGCCGCCCATAAAATTGTGGCCGGTCCTAAAGGCGAAACGCTCTTTCTGTCGAAGGAGAATTTTTCGAACGGCTCTATTGGTACGGTAGACGTTACCTATCCGTCGGCTCCGCTATTCCTGTTGTATAACCCAACCCTGCTGAAAGGGATGATGGAGCCAATTTTCCAGTATTCGGAGAGTGGACGCTGGAAAAAACCCTTTGCCGCGCACGATGTTGGTACCTATCCGCTGGCGAACGGGCAAACCTATGGAGAAGATATGCCCGTGGAAGAATGCGGCAACATGTTAATTCTAGCCGGTGCCATTGCCGGTGCCGAAGGAAACGCAGACTACGCCAAACAACATTGGAAAACGCTGACGACCTGGGTAGAATACCTCAAGAAAGATGGTTTCGACCCCGCAAACCAGCTTTGTACCGATGACTTCGCCGGTCATATTGCCCGCAACGCCAACCTGTCTGTTAAGGCCATTCTGGGTATTGCGGCCTACGGCAAAATGGCCACTCAACTGGGCGACAAAGCCACCGGACAGAGTTATCTGCAAACGGCGCGGGATATGGCCGTTAAATGGCAGCAGTTATCGATGGATAAAACCCTCAACCAACTGCCCCACTACGACCTGACCTTCGAGAATCAGAACGACACCTGGAGCCAGAAATACAACCTCGTCTGGGATAAACTATTGAATCTGAATATTTTTCCGAAGGAATTGACACAAACCGAAATTGCCTATTACCTGACCAAGCAGCGCACCTACGGACTCCCGCTCGACAGCCGCAAAACATACACCAAATCAGACTGGATCGTGTGGACGGCTACCCTCGCCAAATCGAACCGCGACTTCGAAGCGTTTATCAAACCCGTCTGGAAATACGTCAACGAAACCCCGTCGCGGGTACCGCTGTCCGACTGGCACGAAACCACCAACGCCAAACAGGTTGGTTTTCAGGCCCGCTCAGTCGTGGGTGGCTACTACATCAAA